In Arthrobacter citreus, a genomic segment contains:
- the mshD gene encoding mycothiol synthase: MRDERVTPWSVTLTKGTPEPELLARIRQLAAAAEEADGNPPLSEQTLVDLRSAEADADSLMVFSTCAAGQSPEEEDLAGVAVLTGSRDGEPGVLELVVHPAYRGKGVGTALATSVQEQVSGGPAAPPQGWSHGNHEAAVELAQRFGYRPVRELLRLRLTRGSEDSGLPAAELPDGVSIRAFRPGQDEEAWLAANAAAFAHHPEQGGMTRADLDARMAEDWFDPAGFLLAVRDDDDAILGFHWTKVHPGAGGHPPIGEVYVVGVIPGAQGLGLGKTLTVAGIRHLQDAGLQAIMLYVDADNEPAMALYKRLGFVRWDADVMYAAG, translated from the coding sequence ATGAGAGACGAACGCGTAACCCCCTGGTCCGTAACGCTCACCAAAGGGACCCCCGAACCGGAGCTGCTGGCCCGGATCCGCCAGCTGGCAGCGGCGGCCGAAGAAGCTGACGGCAACCCGCCGCTGTCGGAGCAGACGCTCGTTGACCTGCGGTCCGCCGAAGCTGACGCGGATTCCCTGATGGTGTTCTCCACCTGCGCCGCCGGGCAGTCCCCGGAGGAGGAAGACCTGGCCGGCGTTGCCGTGCTGACCGGCAGCCGGGACGGTGAGCCCGGAGTCCTGGAGCTGGTGGTCCATCCGGCGTACCGGGGCAAGGGCGTGGGCACTGCCCTGGCCACCTCGGTGCAGGAACAGGTTAGCGGCGGCCCGGCGGCCCCGCCCCAGGGGTGGTCGCACGGCAACCATGAGGCCGCGGTCGAGCTGGCGCAGCGGTTTGGCTACCGCCCGGTGCGCGAGCTCCTGCGCCTTCGCCTGACCCGCGGCAGCGAGGATTCGGGCCTGCCGGCTGCGGAGCTGCCCGACGGCGTCTCGATCAGAGCCTTCCGGCCCGGGCAGGACGAGGAAGCCTGGCTTGCCGCAAACGCCGCCGCGTTTGCCCATCACCCGGAGCAGGGCGGCATGACCCGCGCCGACCTGGACGCGCGCATGGCCGAGGACTGGTTTGACCCGGCGGGTTTCCTCCTGGCCGTCCGCGATGACGACGACGCGATCCTCGGCTTCCACTGGACCAAGGTCCATCCCGGGGCCGGCGGCCATCCGCCGATCGGCGAGGTGTACGTGGTGGGCGTCATTCCCGGGGCCCAGGGCCTGGGATTGGGGAAGACGCTCACGGTCGCCGGAATCCGCCACCTGCAGGATGCCGGCCTGCAGGCCATCATGCTTTACGTGGACGCCGACAATGAACCGGCCATGGCGCTTTACAAGCGGCTGGGTTTTGTCCGCTGGGACGCGGATGTGATGTACGCGGCCGGCTGA
- a CDS encoding response regulator transcription factor, which yields MSHILLLTNSQGLSVDVLPALGLLNHKVQVVPAEPTALLDTDPSDVVLVDARKDLVGARSLTQLLKATGLDTPLILILTEGGMAAVAANWLADDVILDSAGPAELEARLRLMAARTSAAAETASTEIRASGVVIDEASYTARVNGTALNLTYKEFELLKYLAQHPGRVFTRDQLLHEVWGYDYYGGTRTVDVHVRRLRAKLGPDHENLIGTVRNVGYRFTRSRLAEDQAAAANQEA from the coding sequence ATGTCGCACATTCTGCTCCTGACCAACAGCCAGGGCCTCTCTGTGGACGTTCTGCCTGCCCTCGGACTGTTGAACCATAAGGTCCAGGTTGTGCCCGCCGAGCCCACGGCCCTGCTTGACACCGATCCCAGCGACGTGGTCCTTGTTGATGCCCGCAAGGACCTGGTGGGAGCCCGCTCGCTGACCCAGCTGCTCAAGGCCACCGGCCTGGACACACCCCTGATCCTGATTCTCACCGAGGGCGGGATGGCCGCGGTGGCAGCCAACTGGCTGGCAGACGACGTCATCCTCGACTCCGCGGGACCGGCCGAGCTCGAGGCCAGGCTGCGGCTCATGGCCGCACGCACCAGTGCCGCCGCCGAAACCGCCAGCACGGAAATCCGGGCGTCCGGCGTCGTCATCGATGAGGCCAGCTACACGGCGCGCGTCAACGGCACGGCACTGAACCTGACCTACAAGGAATTTGAACTCCTGAAATACCTCGCCCAGCATCCGGGCCGCGTGTTCACCCGCGACCAGCTCCTGCACGAAGTCTGGGGCTATGACTATTACGGCGGCACCCGCACGGTGGACGTCCACGTTCGCCGGCTGCGGGCAAAGCTGGGTCCGGACCATGAGAACCTCATCGGCACGGTCCGCAACGTCGGATACCGCTTCACCCGGTCGCGGCTGGCCGAAGATCAGGCGGCTGCTGCGAACCAGGAGGCATGA